One genomic window of Medicago truncatula cultivar Jemalong A17 chromosome 1, MtrunA17r5.0-ANR, whole genome shotgun sequence includes the following:
- the LOC11408504 gene encoding ABC transporter G family member 21 — translation MMPPEQEKTINAPNNNSPNTNRTENSSIHGEPDGSSSNKVKPSLDIDHNAINIPSHPTTPLTSFSILPQSLRPVTLKFEDVSYSITMTNQKKNGCVMGKESKVTRKILNGVTGVARPGELTAMLGPSGSGKTTLLTALAGRLAGKVTGTITYNGNSDSSCMKRKIGFVSQDDVVYPHLTVLETLTYTALLRLPKTLTREEKVEHAERIITELGLTRCRNTQVGGCMGLFRGISGGERKRMSIGQEMLVNPSLLFLDEPTSGLDSTTAQLIVSVLRGLARSGRTVVTTIHQPSSRLYRMFDKVVVLSDGYPIYSGNAGRVMDYLGSVGFVPGFNFVNPADFLLDLANGIIADVKHDEIEQHDQDQASVKQSLISSYKKNLYPALKEDIQHINTEPVVFASRGTSRRSSDNQWCTSWWEQFKVLLKRGLQERRHESFSGLKIFQVLSVSILSGLLWWHSDPSHIQDQVGLLFFFSIFWGFFPLFNAIFAFPLDRPMLTKERSSGMYHLSSYYVARMVGDLPMELVLPTIFVTITYWMGGLKPSLVTFVLTLLIMLFNVLVSQGIGLALGAILMDVKQATTLASVTMLVFLLAGGYYIQKMPSFIAWLKYFSFSHYCYKLLVGVQFSVNEVYECREGLHCRARDFPAIKCLELGNMWGDVAALTIMFVGYRVVAYLALRRGNLNA, via the exons ATGATGCCCCCTGAGCAAGAAAAAACTATTAATGCACCAAATAACAATTCACCCAACACAAACAGAACAGAGAACAGCTCTATACATGGTGAGCCAGATGGTTCTTCTTCTAACAAAGTTAAACCAAGTTTGGATATTGATCACAACGCCATTAATATTCCTTCTCATCCAACTACACCACTCACATCATTTTCTATTCTTCCTCAATCCTTGCGACCAGTTACACTTAAA TTTGAAGATGTTTCATACAGCATAACCATgacaaaccaaaagaaaaatggCTGCGTCATGGGAAAAGAATCAAAAGTAACAAGAAAAATCCTCAACGGAGTCACCGGAGTAGCAAGACCCGGCGAGTTAACAGCAATGTTAGGACCCTCAGGGAGTGGCAAAACCACCCTACTAACGGCCTTAGCCGGAAGACTTGCCGGAAAAGTCACTGGAACCATAACATACAACGGAAACTCAGACTCATCCTGCATGAAACGCAAAATAGGTTTTGTTTCTCAAGACGATGTAGTTTACCCTCACTTAACGGTGTTGGAAACATTAACCTACACCGCACTCTTGAGACTTCCCAAGACACTTACGCGTGAAGAAAAGGTCGAACACGCGGAGAGGATAATCACCGAGCTCGGCCTAACGCGGTGCCGGAACACTCAGGTTGGCGGCTGTATGGGACTTTTCCGGGGAATCTCCGgtggagaaagaaaaaggatGAGTATTGGGCAAGAAATGTTGGTGAACCCgagtttgttgtttttggatgaACCAACTTCAGGTTTGGATTCGACCACAGCTCAACTTATTGTTTCGGTTCTTCGGGGTTTGGCTCGGTCCGGTCGAACCGTTGTTACTACTATTCATCAGCCTTCAAGCCGGTTGTATAGGATGTTTGATAAAGTGGTGGTTTTGTCTGATGGGTATCCGATTTACAGTGGTAATGCGGGTCGGGTTATGGATTATCTTGGATCCGTTGGGTTTGTTCCAGGGTTTAACTTTGTTAATCCTGCTGATTTTCTCCTTGATCTTGCTAATG GCATAATTGCTGATGTTAAACATGATGAGATAGAGCAGCATGATCAAGATCAAGCTTCAGTGAAACAGTCATTAATTTCATCCTATAAGAAAAACTTATACCCTGCTCTTAAAGAAGATATTCAGCACATTAACACAGAACCAGTGGTTTTTGCATCAAGAGGAACATCTAGAC gTTCTTCTGATAACCAGTGGTGCACTAGCTGGTGGGAGCAATTCAAGGTTCTGCTTAAGAGGGGTTTACAAGAGAGGAGGCATGAATCTTTTTCTGGCTTAAAGATTTTCCAAGTCTTGTCTGTTTCCATTCTCTCAGGACTCCTCTGGTGGCACTCTGATCCCTCACACATTCAAGATCAG GTAGGACTTCTATTCTTCTTCTCCATCTTTTGGGGATTCTTCCCTCTCTTCAATGCAATCTTTGCATTTCCACTGGATAGACCAATGCTAACAAAAGAAAGATCGTCAGGGATGTACCATCTATCATCCTACTATGTTGCTAGGATGGTAGGAGACTTACCAATGGAGCTTGTTCTTCCGACAATTTTTGTAACTATCACCTACTGGATGGGTGGTCTTAAGCCTTCCCTAGTTACATTTGTGTTAACCCTTTTGATAATGCTTTTCAATGTTCTGGTCTCTCAAGGAATAGGCTTAGCACTTGGTGCAATTCTCATGGATGTTAAGCAGGCCACAACTCTAGCTTCAGTGACAATGTTGGTTTTTCTTTTAGCTGGTGGTTACTACATTCAGAAAATGCCTTCTTTTATAGCTTGGTTAAAGTACTTTTCTTTCAGTCATTACTGTTATAAGCTGCTTGTAGGGGTTCAGTTTTCAGTAAATGAGGTTTATGAATGTAGAGAAGGGTTGCATTGTAGGGCAAGAGATTTTCCAGCCATAAAGTGTTTGGAGCTTGGTAATATGTGGGGAGATGTGGCTGCATTGACTATAATGTTTGTTGGATACAGAGTTGTGGCATATTTAGCTTTGAGGAGGGGCAACCTAAATGCCTAA